The sequence TGGAATATGGCAACCAGATCCAATGCCCAGAAAGCATGGATATACGAACAATACCTCAGAGAAAAAGACGACCAGAACTGCCCTCCACATATGGAAGTCTGGAAGTCGGAAAAAGAAAACTCACTATCAAGGATTCACATCAAATGCTGGAAAGCCTGGAAGTTGTTGCACCACCCAAGAGAGCGAATAACTCTCAAACTAAACCAAGTCAAACCCAAATAtgaaaacaaacaaaaattaaaagtaatcTATAGAAACATGATGGATATCAAATACAAGGGATGGAACAAACACCAGCCAACAACAGGTCAAAAACTGATTCAAAAGAACATTAATCACCCAATTCTACCATTTAGAGAAGCCAGATCAATCACAACTATCAAAGGAAGAGACTTAGCATGGAGGTATCTACTCAAGGCACTTCCAAAACACCATGGGGAGAATTGCCACTTGTAAAGAAGAAGAGTCGTCTATGCACATCTTCTTCGAATGCAAATCAATAAAACAGGATATCGACTCAATCTATCAAAAGGTCTGTAAAGACTCTAACAACACTTACCACGGTCCATGGAGCGAAAAAGTTCTCGGAAAACTACTCACACCATTCTCATCAAATCTGATAGGAGCCATTATGGAATCGATATGGTACAgaagaaatcaaataaaattcaacGATAACACTACAATAATAACAGAGAACCAAATAAttcataaaatcaaaaaagcgAGAGATGCCGAATGGGATAGAACAAGAAAGATAGTAGAAAAGCAACTACGTCAAGAACTAAAATGCACTGATAACCGAGAGTCAATCAATCGGACCGCATCAATAAAAAGAAGACTCGAAAAATTCAGCCACAACTGGAACTCGAAACTCATGACCATAAACATCCCGGAACACTTCATACCATACTGCTCATATAACACCAACTactcataaaaaaaaaaaaaaaaaaaaaaaaaaaaaaaactataacaataataataataacaataatataataataatataataataataaaaaaaaaaataagaataaaaaaaaaaaaaaaaaaaaaaaaaaaaaactacaaaTAAACTCTCCTAGAACACACTCAAATTGAGtgatgttattaaaaaaaaaaaaaaaattttatattttaccTTTATGGATAGTAGAAAAGCAACTACGACAAGAACTAAAATGCACTGATAACCGAGAGTCAATCAATCGGACCGCATCAATAAAAAGAAGACTCGAAAAATTCAGTCACAACTGGAACTAGAAACTCATGACCATAAACATCCCGGAACACTTCAGACCATACTGCTCATATAACACCAACTactcataaaaaaaaaaaaaaaaaaaaaaaaaaaaaaaaaaaattataacaataataataataataatataataataataataatataataataataataataaaaaaataagaataaaataaaaaaaaaaaaatatataaaaaaaaaaaaaactacaaaTAAACTCTCCTAGAACACACTCAAATTGAGtgatgttattaaaaaaaacaatgacagcaaaaaaaaaaaaagtttgtttacaattatttttattattttctgtttaataatttaatctgTCTTTTGAAACGGGCCTCaacaaatctttttttataaattacgTATAATAGTGCTATAATCAAAGCACATGCAACCACTGGTACGGTAATGGCAACTGGTAAAACCCAAAATTTTTGATCATTTCCACGGCACCCGTCAACGAATTCAGGACTAACCAATACAGAGAAGTCAGGATCTAATAAACATTTCTTTGTACAATGAGGTAAATTCATACCAACtgtaattgaatcatttgattttgatattaatacAGTTTTCATAAATGTTGATATTCCATCACTTTCGATTCTGTCTATAAATCTAccatttaaaacttttgcatcttttttaattgttatataatttaatgaattatctTGATTTGGTGTATTATTGATTTCAATTTGATCATCGTtacaatcattttcattatttgtttgaatttcatttacacttgatttcatttgtaattgtaaagtatttaaattacttGAATATTGATAGTTTTCAATTGATACTGTCATTTTAACTGATCCACttgttaatttaaaattaatacctGCAAATGATACATCTCTATCTTTATTAACTTCTTCAATTGTATATGTGATATTACATTTAtcattttgaattgattgaatgAATGTGTAAACTGTTTTactaatatttgaaattattgaccatttatttaataatagataCTCATTGATTTGATTACCATTGAAATCTATCTCTATTAATtttgtaattaaaatttgataatttgttTGTTGATTTGTAATATTTGTATTACCAGTATTACCATCTATTGTTGTATTAGATCCTGGTAATCcaccattattaccaccactactgCCACCACCACTTGGATTTGAATATAAACTACAATCATAACCGCTCCATCTTCCAATACAATTACAATATCCAGTTGTTGTATTACAAATACCATTTGATGCCGATGTACAATGATTTGGACAttgtttatcatttgaataatattgataaatatcttttgatgttacattgattgaattttgaattacGCTAACTGATTTTAAACCTGTACCTGGTGGTGCtttacaattaatttcactttcagatatattataaattggtATACATTGTATATTACCAATGAAAACTTGTGGATTAGTATGATTATTACCAAACCAACCATAAATTGAAGCATTACCACCATTGATGTCACTTGGTGAAACTGCTGATATTGTATGTAATGGAATTGAGCAATCATTACCAGTCCATCCAAAAGGAGTGATTTGACATGAGCAAATACCAGTTTGATTATTACATTGACCAACACTATTACAATCATTTAAACATTCTTTTAATGGTAATCCACATGCATCACCTTGATGATTTGAATCACATTGACATTTACCAGTTAGAGTTGTACaaataccattaccattacagTCAAGTGGATTACAATCGATATATGGCAAAGAACAATCATCACCTTGATGTGTTGAATCACATTGACATTTACCAATATCAGATAAACAAtaaccattaccattacaatCATTATAAGCAGAAcagtttaaaattttatttattaaacctGGATTTAAAGTGAATTGAGTTgttaaattaccaattgtaatatatgataaaatgtttttaaagGAATCTATACTATTGAAGACTGTACATGATATTTGATTAAATGATGTACTTGTTACAAAGCAATTATCGCTACCAATTGtaatatttacaattgatttattatatgtAAAGAATGAACCATCGAAAACCAAATTCAAAGCACTTGATTGCCAATCAACCTTTTCTAAAAGAGGATTAATATTTCtggttgataatttaaaaaaatagtttggATCCACTGGGCTATATTTCATGGAAATAACATCTGGAAGTTTTGAATAAGACACAACccttattaatttattaacaattaaaaattgactAGCATAATAACTAccaaaatcatcaacaaccaaGTTTGTTGGAATCCAAATACCACCTAAATTTTCACCAAATATAAAGAATTCATACTCTAAATAAGTTGTAAAATTCTTTACATTACCTGGCATAAAGTTTGGAATAATTATtgctaaaaaataataataataataataataataataataataataataataataataataatttgttaaaatttatgcacaaactattattaataatattaaaaaacaaatacttACATGTAGATGATGGATAgttatttgtaaaattgtTACCAGAGAATTTATAACTAAAACTTGGTAATCCTAAGAAACATGTAAAACATGATGGTATAGTACcattcattaaattatttcttaCATATAAATCAACAGAACAGAATGAATCATCAATGGTACctgttattttattatccataatattaatatatttcaaTTTTCCAAATAATGTTATATTGAAAACTAATGGAAATGAACCAGAGATAACATTATTTTCTAATGttaaaatttcaacattattaaataatgagaAATCAAGTGTTTCAATATATCCAcctgaaaatgaaaatgatttgaaATTCTTGTTTTTTGGTAAAATAAATGGGAATAAACCGCCGCCATATTGAAAATTTCTACCACATTTTGTAAAACtcattgattcaattgaattaccaattgatgaaaaatcaattatactTGGCACACTAGAAATATAAGAATCAATCCAACTATTtcataaatatatatttttaaaatgttagacttttaataataataataataataataataataataataataataataataataataataataataataataataataataataataataaataattattagaaaaataataaaaccttACATCAACTTTAAATTATCAGATCTAATTTGagaaaattcaaatgatggaaattgaataaaatcatttgaatgAATTGTTAAAGAGGTTATATTTTCGATTGTCGATATATTACTCCATGAGGATTGTAAAAAATTGGGAAGTAATACCATATCAAATCGACCCTTAATAAATCTAAGCAATGGTATATTCCTTGTTATAATACTATTATCTGATTCCCATATTTTAGAACCATccaaatcattttcaaaaaaaattgaatgtGATATAAATGATAAACTAATCCATGGTGGAATATTTAATGAACTATTATATTgttagtagtagtagtagtagtagtagtagtagtagtagtagtagtagtagtagtagtagtagtagtagtagtagtagtagtagtagtagtagtagttgttgttgtagtagtagtagtagaagTAGTTAGTAATTGTGAAATAAAAcgaaatttattatataataataataataataattatacatTACAATTGTattaagttttttaaatatgaaaatttaattgttgtttcaATTGTTTGGCTAACAATGGATGCGTGAAAGTAATTTAATGATGGTTGTAATTGAGAGAATAGTAAATTACTACcatacaaatttaaaaattctaaattttgCGGTAATGCCGAATAAAGAGTGCTATTGtaaattgttgaatttagTGAAagatcatttaaattttcaaaacataaaaaatcATCACTAATCACATATGAATTTGATTGTCCAAgatttaaactattaatttgattttcataACAACCTACAGATACAATTGGTTGACTAGTATTTTGAGTATTACAAAAATCATATTCAAGTGTtgaactatttttaaaattaacttttgaaattgtacctaaatttattaataaattttccatacattcattttcttttggacttaatatttgttgttgtgaatttacaaaaactattaaaataaataataaaaataaaattagataaAAGTTGAacatattataaaaataatgataataattattttttttttttgatgactttttatattgttgggaaaatctttaaaatttgatatttttttttttttattaagatATTTTGGGGGATTAcatataatttgaaaaaaaaaaaaaaaatattaaaaaaaataatattaaaaaaaaaaaaaaaatatctaaagaacctttg comes from Dictyostelium discoideum AX4 chromosome 2 chromosome, whole genome shotgun sequence and encodes:
- a CDS encoding hypothetical protein (Group-specific antigen) — its product is MESIWYRRNQIKFNDNTTIITENQIIHKIKKARDAEWDRTRKIVEKQLRQELKCTDNRESINRTASIKRRLEKFSHNWNSKLMTINIPEHFIPYCSYNTNYS